The following coding sequences lie in one Bacteroides helcogenes P 36-108 genomic window:
- a CDS encoding ATP-binding cassette domain-containing protein, translating to MYEQQYTICLCGGIARNSQIQLATPANLDILNGEHLAIVGPNGSGKSLFIDLLTGKYPLREGTISYDFTPSLTTTAYDNIKYIAFRDTYGSADGSYYYQQRWNQTEQDDVPLVRDLLGKSENRTGGGTDAGCEALKRRLFDLFRIEPMLDKKIILLSSGELRKFQLVKTLLTSPRILIMDNPFIGLDAVTRKLLFGLLDELSRMESLQIILVLSMMDDIPSFITHVVPVADMRVGEKMERETYLTAFRIRNESLIREEFASMEALRQRILDLPYDNINYTSAEVVKLNKVSICYDDRIILKELDWTVMRGEKWALSGENGAGKSTLLSLVCADNPQAYACDISLFGRKRGSGESIWEIKKHIGYVSPEMHRAYLKNLPAIEIVASGLHDSVGLYKRPREEQMAVCEWWMDIFGIAELRDKPFLQLSSGEQRLALLARAFVKDPELLILDEPLHGLDTYNRRRVKKIIEAFCHRKDKTMIMVTHYENELPDTISNRLHLIRNR from the coding sequence ATGTACGAACAACAATATACAATTTGCCTTTGTGGAGGCATAGCACGCAATTCCCAAATACAACTGGCAACTCCTGCCAACCTTGATATTCTGAATGGCGAACACCTCGCCATCGTAGGTCCTAACGGATCTGGAAAAAGTCTTTTCATCGACTTGCTGACCGGTAAATACCCTCTGCGTGAAGGAACGATTAGTTATGATTTCACTCCTTCACTCACCACTACCGCCTACGACAATATCAAGTATATTGCTTTCCGTGATACCTACGGCTCTGCCGATGGCAGCTATTATTACCAACAACGCTGGAACCAGACGGAGCAGGATGATGTGCCCTTGGTGCGTGACCTGTTGGGTAAATCCGAAAATAGGACCGGAGGCGGAACCGATGCCGGGTGTGAAGCCTTGAAGCGTCGGCTATTCGACCTTTTTCGCATAGAGCCGATGCTTGACAAGAAAATCATTTTGCTTTCCAGTGGTGAACTCCGCAAGTTTCAACTGGTCAAGACGCTGCTCACCTCTCCCCGCATCCTGATTATGGACAACCCTTTCATCGGACTGGATGCCGTCACACGTAAACTGCTGTTCGGTCTGCTTGATGAACTTTCACGCATGGAGTCCCTGCAAATCATTCTTGTTCTCTCCATGATGGATGATATTCCCTCGTTCATTACCCATGTAGTGCCTGTTGCAGACATGAGGGTAGGAGAGAAGATGGAGCGTGAAACCTATTTGACTGCCTTTCGCATCCGCAACGAATCTCTTATCCGTGAAGAATTTGCCTCAATGGAGGCATTGCGGCAACGTATCCTTGACCTGCCGTATGATAACATCAATTATACCTCCGCTGAGGTGGTGAAACTGAACAAAGTCAGCATCTGCTATGACGACCGCATCATCCTGAAAGAATTGGACTGGACCGTGATGCGTGGCGAGAAGTGGGCATTGAGTGGCGAGAACGGTGCGGGAAAGTCCACCCTTCTTAGTCTGGTCTGTGCCGACAACCCTCAGGCTTATGCCTGCGACATCAGCCTCTTCGGGCGTAAGAGGGGGTCGGGTGAGAGCATCTGGGAGATAAAAAAACACATCGGCTACGTCAGCCCTGAGATGCACCGTGCCTATCTGAAGAACCTGCCTGCCATAGAAATAGTAGCTTCAGGCCTGCACGATAGCGTTGGGCTGTATAAGCGTCCTCGTGAGGAACAGATGGCTGTTTGCGAGTGGTGGATGGACATCTTCGGCATTGCAGAGTTGAGGGACAAGCCTTTCCTCCAACTCTCCAGCGGAGAACAGCGATTGGCGTTGCTGGCACGCGCTTTTGTCAAAGACCCCGAACTGCTAATTCTCGATGAGCCGCTTCATGGACTGGATACTTACAACCGCCGCCGGGTGAAGAAGATTATAGAAGCCTTCTGTCATAGGAAGGACAAGACGATGATTATGGTGACCCACTACGAGAACGAACTGCCTGATACCATCAGCAACCGCCTGCACCTGATACGTAACCGATAA
- a CDS encoding 6-bladed beta-propeller codes for MKNKKLTAVYSLLLVGMALCGCNNASKRASDGLAEQPVVGSVKVVDGDSLWVCDFSALKDTVMLPLSMFTEDLQIVKLDGRDEALTPTGNAVVSEHHILVYGKQQTPFKLFDKTGKFLCNVGSFGQGPGEYQLIYDAQIDEESDRIYLLPWNARALLAYDMRGQFVQGIPLPTLVPKGVFKADTKDSLLSVFLLPFNTLPYVAWTQNFIGEVKDTISARHLALQPDFSNEVVSNKNSNAFDVSLFVFFERRPDTLYHFSNGRLAAHFTMDFAGKEIPIHDFQELPNHFLGNMSIAKTAFGELVWNGRTSGLCNGQTYAEGGFL; via the coding sequence ATGAAAAACAAGAAATTGACGGCAGTTTATTCCTTATTATTAGTAGGAATGGCTTTATGTGGTTGTAATAATGCAAGCAAGCGGGCGAGTGACGGTCTGGCGGAACAACCGGTGGTAGGTTCGGTAAAAGTGGTGGATGGCGATTCCCTATGGGTATGCGATTTTTCCGCTTTGAAAGATACGGTAATGCTACCGTTGAGTATGTTTACCGAAGATTTGCAGATTGTGAAACTGGATGGCAGAGATGAGGCTTTAACCCCAACGGGAAATGCAGTGGTTTCGGAACATCATATTTTGGTCTATGGTAAGCAGCAAACTCCTTTTAAACTCTTTGACAAGACAGGCAAATTTCTTTGCAACGTCGGTTCTTTCGGGCAGGGACCGGGAGAATATCAGTTGATATATGATGCACAAATAGATGAGGAGTCAGATCGCATCTATCTGTTACCTTGGAATGCCAGGGCATTGCTTGCCTATGATATGCGGGGGCAATTCGTGCAGGGTATTCCCTTGCCTACTTTAGTGCCGAAAGGAGTGTTTAAGGCTGATACAAAAGATTCACTTTTATCCGTATTTCTTCTGCCCTTCAATACATTGCCTTATGTGGCATGGACACAGAACTTCATTGGCGAAGTGAAAGACACGATTTCTGCACGTCATCTTGCACTCCAGCCAGATTTCAGCAACGAAGTGGTGAGCAATAAGAACAGTAATGCTTTTGACGTCTCTCTGTTCGTTTTCTTTGAAAGGCGTCCTGATACGCTCTATCATTTCAGTAATGGGCGACTTGCTGCACATTTCACAATGGATTTTGCGGGTAAGGAGATTCCTATTCATGATTTCCAGGAGTTGCCAAATCACTTTTTGGGTAACATGAGCATAGCAAAAACAGCTTTCGGAGAACTCGTATGGAACGGAAGAACCAGCGGACTATGTAATGGACAAACATACGCTGAAGGGGGCTTTTTATAA
- the pulA gene encoding type I pullulanase, translating to MKLNELAIIGVAATTVVSCAPAKKEYTSYELYPVRSGSLTEMEYTPAVTQFSLWSPTADEVRLMLFDAGDGGHAYETVSMEPSEDGTWKAKVEKDLKGKFYTFNVKINDKWLGDTPGINAKAVGVNGKRAAILDMKSTDPEGWANDKRPALASPADVIIYEMHHRDFSIDPSSGIKNKGKFLALTEQGTVSLDNLSTGIDHLKELGVTHVHILPSYDYASVDETKLDENKYNWGYDPQNYNVPDGSYSTDPYKPEVRIREFKQMVQALHKAGIRVVLDVVYNHTFNTADSNFERTVPGYFYRQKPDGTYADGSACGNETASNRAMMRKYMVESVQHWINEYHIDGFRFDLMGIHDIETMNEIRKAATAIDPTIFIYGEGWAAQAPQMSQDSLAMKANTYKMPGIAAFSDEMRDALRGPFNDNHQGAFLAGLPGGEASIKFGIVGAIKHPQVDNDSVNYSKAPWAEQPTQMISYVSCHDDMCLVDRLKSSIPGITPEELSKLDKLAQTAVFTSQGIPFIYAGEEVMRDKKGVHNSFESPDSINAINWKGKMEHADVFAYYKGLIQLRKNHPAFRMGNADLVRKHLEFLPVDGSNVVAYRLKNHAGGDVWEDIVVILNARKEYAKVSLPEGKYTVVCKDGFINQQGLGTLYGGEVGVPAQSALIVVR from the coding sequence ATGAAATTGAATGAACTTGCCATTATTGGAGTTGCTGCGACAACAGTCGTAAGTTGTGCTCCTGCGAAGAAAGAATACACTTCGTATGAACTTTATCCCGTTCGTTCGGGCAGCTTGACGGAAATGGAATATACTCCTGCTGTTACACAATTTTCCTTGTGGTCACCTACAGCCGATGAAGTTCGTTTGATGTTGTTCGACGCAGGAGACGGCGGGCATGCATACGAAACTGTAAGTATGGAGCCGTCGGAAGATGGAACCTGGAAAGCTAAAGTCGAGAAAGACTTGAAAGGTAAATTCTACACATTCAATGTGAAGATCAATGATAAGTGGTTGGGAGATACTCCGGGTATCAATGCTAAAGCCGTAGGCGTGAATGGTAAGCGGGCAGCAATTCTTGATATGAAGTCCACCGATCCTGAAGGTTGGGCAAATGACAAGCGCCCCGCATTGGCTTCTCCGGCAGATGTTATCATCTACGAGATGCATCATCGTGATTTCTCTATCGACCCCTCATCGGGTATTAAGAATAAAGGTAAATTCCTGGCACTTACCGAGCAAGGTACAGTGAGCCTTGATAATTTATCTACGGGCATCGATCACCTGAAAGAGCTGGGCGTAACTCATGTTCATATTCTTCCTTCGTACGATTACGCTTCGGTGGATGAAACGAAACTCGATGAGAATAAATATAACTGGGGATATGATCCGCAGAATTATAATGTGCCCGATGGCTCGTACTCTACCGATCCTTATAAACCGGAAGTTCGTATCCGTGAGTTCAAGCAGATGGTGCAGGCTTTGCATAAGGCAGGTATCCGTGTCGTATTGGATGTAGTGTACAATCATACTTTCAACACAGCAGATAGCAACTTCGAACGTACCGTTCCCGGTTACTTCTATCGTCAGAAACCGGATGGCACTTATGCCGATGGTTCGGCTTGCGGTAATGAAACAGCCAGCAACCGTGCTATGATGCGCAAATACATGGTAGAGTCCGTACAGCATTGGATTAACGAATATCATATCGACGGCTTTCGTTTCGACTTGATGGGTATTCATGATATAGAAACGATGAACGAAATTCGCAAGGCTGCAACGGCTATCGATCCTACTATCTTTATATATGGTGAAGGTTGGGCGGCTCAGGCTCCGCAGATGTCACAAGACTCTTTGGCAATGAAAGCCAATACATATAAAATGCCGGGTATCGCTGCTTTCTCCGATGAAATGCGTGATGCTTTGCGTGGTCCGTTTAATGACAATCATCAGGGTGCTTTCCTTGCAGGACTTCCCGGTGGAGAGGCAAGCATCAAGTTTGGTATTGTAGGAGCTATCAAGCATCCGCAAGTAGACAATGATTCGGTAAATTATAGCAAGGCTCCATGGGCTGAACAACCCACGCAGATGATCAGTTACGTATCTTGCCATGACGATATGTGCTTGGTAGACAGATTGAAATCAAGTATTCCGGGCATTACTCCTGAAGAATTGTCTAAACTGGACAAACTGGCACAAACGGCTGTCTTTACTTCACAAGGTATACCGTTTATCTATGCCGGCGAAGAAGTGATGCGTGATAAGAAGGGCGTACACAACAGCTTCGAGAGCCCCGATTCTATCAATGCCATAAACTGGAAAGGCAAGATGGAACATGCCGATGTCTTTGCCTATTATAAAGGTTTGATACAGCTTCGTAAGAATCATCCCGCTTTCCGTATGGGGAATGCCGACTTAGTACGTAAACATCTTGAATTCCTGCCCGTTGATGGTAGCAATGTGGTGGCCTACCGACTGAAAAACCATGCAGGTGGCGATGTGTGGGAAGACATTGTAGTGATTCTCAACGCCCGCAAGGAGTATGCCAAGGTATCTCTGCCTGAAGGCAAATATACGGTGGTGTGCAAGGATGGTTTCATTAACCAGCAAGGTTTGGGCACACTTTATGGTGGCGAGGTAGGTGTTCCGGCACAGTCGGCGCTGATTGTGGTGAGGTGA
- a CDS encoding DUF4286 family protein, with protein sequence MLIYNTTYHVEEGQEKYFLVWMQEYYLPEVAKNGTLTAPRITRILSHIEEGSICFSVQFEVEDSAKLHRWHQEQGVKLNEELLKTFKDKAIGFPTLMEVIE encoded by the coding sequence ATGCTGATATATAATACAACTTATCATGTAGAAGAAGGACAGGAAAAATACTTCCTGGTGTGGATGCAGGAATATTATCTTCCTGAAGTAGCGAAGAACGGAACATTGACTGCTCCGCGTATCACCCGTATCTTGAGCCACATAGAAGAAGGTAGTATCTGTTTTTCCGTGCAGTTTGAAGTAGAAGACTCTGCCAAACTGCATCGCTGGCATCAGGAACAAGGTGTGAAACTGAACGAGGAACTGCTGAAAACTTTTAAAGACAAAGCTATTGGCTTTCCTACATTGATGGAGGTAATAGAGTGA
- the ruvC gene encoding crossover junction endodeoxyribonuclease RuvC: protein MIHPVKEKIILGIDPGTTIMGYGILRIVGTKPEMIAMGIIDLRKFGNHYLKLRHIHERVLSIIESYLPDELAIEAPFFGKNVQSMLKLGRAQGVAMAVALSRDIPITEYAPLKIKMAITGNGQASKEQVADMLQRMLRFPKEDMPTFMDATDGLAAAYCHYLQMGRPAVEKGYHGWKDFIAKNPDKVKK, encoded by the coding sequence GTGATACATCCGGTAAAGGAAAAAATCATTTTGGGCATTGATCCCGGTACTACCATTATGGGCTATGGAATTCTCCGCATAGTGGGAACAAAGCCTGAAATGATAGCAATGGGCATTATTGACCTCCGTAAGTTTGGCAACCATTATCTGAAGTTACGCCATATTCACGAACGGGTGTTGAGCATTATTGAAAGCTACTTGCCGGACGAACTTGCTATTGAAGCTCCATTTTTCGGGAAGAACGTACAATCCATGCTGAAGTTGGGGCGTGCACAAGGAGTAGCTATGGCAGTTGCTTTAAGCAGAGACATTCCTATTACCGAATATGCTCCCCTGAAAATAAAGATGGCGATTACCGGAAATGGTCAGGCGTCCAAAGAACAGGTGGCCGACATGCTACAGCGCATGCTTCGCTTTCCTAAAGAAGATATGCCGACCTTTATGGATGCCACCGATGGGCTTGCCGCCGCTTATTGCCATTATCTGCAAATGGGACGCCCTGCTGTAGAAAAAGGCTATCACGGCTGGAAGGACTTCATTGCTAAAAATCCGGATAAGGTGAAGAAATGA
- the fsa gene encoding fructose-6-phosphate aldolase — MKFFIDTANLDQIREAYDMGVLDGVTTNPSLMAKEGIKGVGNQYRHYVDICNIVQGDVSAEVIATDYEGMIEEGEKLAALNPHIVVKIPCIADGIKSIRYFSEKGIRTNCTLVFSVGQALLAAKAGATYVSPFVGRLDDISEDGIALLGKIVEMYRYYEYATQVLAASIRHTAHIIQCIEVGADVATCPLSAIKGLLNHPLTESGLKKFLEDYKRVNG, encoded by the coding sequence ATGAAGTTTTTTATTGATACAGCCAATTTGGATCAGATTCGGGAAGCCTATGACATGGGCGTGCTTGATGGAGTGACTACCAATCCTTCATTGATGGCAAAGGAGGGAATTAAAGGCGTAGGAAACCAGTACAGACATTATGTGGATATCTGCAACATCGTGCAGGGAGATGTTAGCGCCGAGGTCATTGCTACCGACTACGAGGGTATGATTGAGGAAGGTGAAAAACTGGCAGCCTTGAATCCGCATATCGTGGTGAAAATACCTTGTATTGCCGATGGCATTAAGTCTATCAGATACTTTTCGGAAAAGGGTATCCGTACCAACTGTACGTTGGTGTTCTCGGTAGGGCAGGCATTGCTTGCCGCCAAGGCCGGTGCAACGTATGTTTCCCCATTTGTAGGTCGGCTTGATGACATCAGTGAAGACGGCATTGCGTTGTTGGGTAAAATCGTAGAAATGTACCGTTATTATGAGTATGCCACTCAGGTGCTTGCCGCTTCTATCCGCCATACGGCGCACATCATCCAGTGCATAGAGGTGGGTGCGGATGTGGCTACTTGTCCGCTTTCAGCCATTAAAGGTTTACTCAATCATCCGTTGACAGAAAGTGGGCTGAAGAAGTTCCTTGAAGACTATAAGCGTGTGAACGGCTGA
- a CDS encoding RagB/SusD family nutrient uptake outer membrane protein, giving the protein MKKIITLMIGCVCLFAACDNYLDIQPIGSVIPNSLAEYRALLVRSYKDVSNFGDRGLACFRSDEMQIRDDEYDQNYYMDIECWNDLSPNSYTVSFEWAKYYNVLFIANHVIENRNDIGEGTEKEISQLVGEAYMLRAYMHFLLVNLYGQPYTKPGALNTKSVPLKLDTDLEKVLKCNTVKEVYTSIQSDIDEARKLITETEWEQKFVYRFNMASVEALQSRVSLYKGEWEAAWEAAEIVLAKKAALEDLNDASANLPNSYKSIENITALEMPLNNSVSKASLAAPSFLALYSESDLRIDKYFTSADENGFRKNRKAGNNNYLCSFRVGEMYLTSAEAAARIDKLPQARARLLELMQKRYTPGAYSVKVAIVSGMSKDALLQEILNERARELAFEGHRWFDLRRTTRPRLEKVLRGKTYILEANDARYTLPIPKEAIEANPGLLN; this is encoded by the coding sequence ATGAAGAAGATAATAACTCTGATGATAGGCTGTGTGTGTTTGTTTGCGGCCTGTGACAATTACCTGGATATACAGCCTATTGGTAGTGTCATTCCGAATTCATTGGCTGAGTATAGGGCATTGCTTGTTCGCTCTTATAAGGATGTAAGTAATTTTGGTGACCGAGGTCTGGCTTGTTTTCGCTCTGACGAAATGCAGATCAGGGATGATGAATATGATCAGAACTATTATATGGATATAGAGTGTTGGAATGATCTTTCACCTAATTCATATACTGTGTCATTTGAGTGGGCAAAGTATTACAATGTTCTTTTTATAGCTAACCATGTTATAGAGAACAGGAATGATATTGGTGAGGGGACTGAAAAAGAAATCAGTCAGTTAGTGGGAGAAGCATATATGCTTCGTGCATATATGCATTTTTTGCTGGTGAATCTTTATGGGCAGCCTTATACAAAGCCGGGTGCTTTGAATACTAAATCCGTACCCTTGAAGTTGGATACAGACTTGGAAAAAGTGTTGAAATGTAATACGGTGAAAGAGGTTTATACTTCCATTCAGTCTGATATTGACGAAGCCCGTAAACTTATTACAGAGACTGAATGGGAACAAAAGTTCGTTTATCGTTTTAATATGGCCTCAGTAGAAGCGCTTCAATCTCGAGTGTCCCTTTATAAGGGAGAGTGGGAAGCTGCATGGGAGGCGGCAGAGATTGTGCTTGCCAAGAAAGCGGCTTTGGAAGATTTGAATGATGCCTCTGCCAATTTGCCCAACAGCTATAAATCCATTGAGAATATTACTGCACTGGAAATGCCTTTGAATAATTCGGTGAGTAAAGCTTCTTTGGCTGCTCCTTCTTTTCTTGCGCTTTACTCTGAAAGCGATCTTCGTATAGATAAATATTTTACATCTGCAGATGAAAATGGTTTCCGGAAGAATAGGAAGGCGGGTAATAACAATTATCTGTGTTCTTTCCGAGTTGGTGAAATGTATCTGACATCCGCTGAGGCTGCTGCCCGGATAGATAAATTGCCTCAGGCACGTGCCCGTTTGTTGGAATTAATGCAGAAACGCTATACTCCGGGAGCTTATTCGGTTAAAGTTGCCATTGTCAGTGGAATGAGTAAGGATGCTTTGTTGCAGGAAATATTGAATGAACGTGCTCGTGAACTGGCATTTGAGGGACATCGCTGGTTTGATTTAAGACGTACTACTCGTCCTCGGTTGGAGAAGGTACTTAGAGGCAAGACTTATATACTCGAAGCAAATGATGCTCGCTATACTCTTCCCATTCCGAAAGAGGCAATTGAGGCCAATCCTGGATTGCTGAATTAG